A stretch of Aedes aegypti strain LVP_AGWG chromosome 2, AaegL5.0 Primary Assembly, whole genome shotgun sequence DNA encodes these proteins:
- the LOC5564235 gene encoding zinc finger protein 43 isoform X2 — protein MQEVCRLCFNKLESEVDTMLLSQNKTYILEDSSRDCFMCSTCRQLLHKFSRFKNMCQENDTIFRNQYKITSTILEKVSGNDCRDEHNLLSNSNEVKLEIENHDFDPGPPDEKCNKKLNSKKMYSKAPYTRCGKLISKNNMAAHMGTHQACRITYPCGHCEKVYTDANNLKKHINTHTKSAIYRCGICAKSFDRTDTLSKHKKVMHSEERNHVCTVCNKGFALKQSLTQHLKSAHSNTKTKECKECGMLFKFNNELKMHMIKHTKERQHPCPMCSKQFSRTYYLNVHIKRIHSCDR, from the exons ATGCAAGAAGTTTGTaggctctgttttaataaattgGAATCAGAGGTGGATACAATGCTTCTCAGTCAGAACAAAACCTAC ATATTAGAAGATTCTTCACGAGACTGCTTTATGTGTTCGACATGTCGGCAATTGTTACACAAATTCAGCAGATTCAAAAACATGTGCCAGGAAAATGACACAATATTTCGAAACCAGTACAAAATTACGTCTACCATACTGGAAAAAGTTAGCGGTAATGACTGCAGGGATGAACACAATTTACTCAGCAATTCAAATGAAGTGAAACTAGAAATCGAAAACCACGATTTCGATCCGGGACCACCAGATGAGAAATGTAACAAAAAACTAAACAGCAAGAAGATGTATTCGAAGGCTCCATACACTCGGTGCGGAAAACTGATCAGTAAGAACAACATGGCTGCTCATATGGGAACGCATCAAGCATGCAGGATCACCTACCCATGTGGGCACTGCGAAAAAGTCTACACTGATGCTAACAATTTGAAGAAGCACATCAATACGCATACTAAAAGTGCAATTTATCGGTGTGGGATATGTGCCAAGAGTTTCGATCGTACAGATACGCTAAGTAAGCATAAGAAAGTTATGCATAGTGAAGAACGAAATCATGTATGCACGGTTTGTAACAAGGGATTTGCCTTGAAGCAAAGTTTGACTCAGCACCTTAAATCAGCTCACTCGAATACTAAAACGAAGGAATGCAAGGAATGTGGAATGTTGTTCAAATTTAA CAATGAACTCAAAATGCACATGATAAAACATACGAAGGAACGGCAACATCCATGTCCAATGTGTTCGAAGcaattttcaagaacatactATCTTAATGTACATATAAAGCGGATTCACTCATGTGATAGATGA
- the LOC5564235 gene encoding zinc finger protein 90 isoform X1, whose product MQEVCRLCFNKLESEVDTMLLSQNKTYVRLVKELLCIEILEDSSRDCFMCSTCRQLLHKFSRFKNMCQENDTIFRNQYKITSTILEKVSGNDCRDEHNLLSNSNEVKLEIENHDFDPGPPDEKCNKKLNSKKMYSKAPYTRCGKLISKNNMAAHMGTHQACRITYPCGHCEKVYTDANNLKKHINTHTKSAIYRCGICAKSFDRTDTLSKHKKVMHSEERNHVCTVCNKGFALKQSLTQHLKSAHSNTKTKECKECGMLFKFNNELKMHMIKHTKERQHPCPMCSKQFSRTYYLNVHIKRIHSCDR is encoded by the exons ATGCAAGAAGTTTGTaggctctgttttaataaattgGAATCAGAGGTGGATACAATGCTTCTCAGTCAGAACAAAACCTACGTAAGGCTTGTTAAAGAACTATTATGCATTGag ATATTAGAAGATTCTTCACGAGACTGCTTTATGTGTTCGACATGTCGGCAATTGTTACACAAATTCAGCAGATTCAAAAACATGTGCCAGGAAAATGACACAATATTTCGAAACCAGTACAAAATTACGTCTACCATACTGGAAAAAGTTAGCGGTAATGACTGCAGGGATGAACACAATTTACTCAGCAATTCAAATGAAGTGAAACTAGAAATCGAAAACCACGATTTCGATCCGGGACCACCAGATGAGAAATGTAACAAAAAACTAAACAGCAAGAAGATGTATTCGAAGGCTCCATACACTCGGTGCGGAAAACTGATCAGTAAGAACAACATGGCTGCTCATATGGGAACGCATCAAGCATGCAGGATCACCTACCCATGTGGGCACTGCGAAAAAGTCTACACTGATGCTAACAATTTGAAGAAGCACATCAATACGCATACTAAAAGTGCAATTTATCGGTGTGGGATATGTGCCAAGAGTTTCGATCGTACAGATACGCTAAGTAAGCATAAGAAAGTTATGCATAGTGAAGAACGAAATCATGTATGCACGGTTTGTAACAAGGGATTTGCCTTGAAGCAAAGTTTGACTCAGCACCTTAAATCAGCTCACTCGAATACTAAAACGAAGGAATGCAAGGAATGTGGAATGTTGTTCAAATTTAA CAATGAACTCAAAATGCACATGATAAAACATACGAAGGAACGGCAACATCCATGTCCAATGTGTTCGAAGcaattttcaagaacatactATCTTAATGTACATATAAAGCGGATTCACTCATGTGATAGATGA